The sequence below is a genomic window from Poseidonibacter antarcticus.
TCTATCTCATTTGCTATTTCATACATCATAGCTATTCTATCATTTAGCTTCATTTGACCCCACTCACCTGTAAGAGCAGCCTTCGCAGCTGCTATTGCAGCATTTACTTCAGGCTCTCTCCCTAAAGCTACTTTAGAAATAAGTTCAGCAGTTGCTGGGTTATAATTATCAAAAAACTCACCACATTGTGAGTCCATAAATTTTCCATTAATATAGTGTTGTACTTTTTTCATTATTTTAATCCTATCTTTTCAATCGCATATTTTGCACAAATAATATCTTCATCTTCTGTTCCACCTGAAACACCAATAGCTCCAATTTTTACATCATCATCAAAAATTACAAGACCTCCACCAAAAGGTATTAATCTATCTCTATTAGAAAATCCTTGTTCTAAATGAGGATTCTCTTTAAAGATTTCTATCCATTGATTTGATGGAAATCCAAAACTAGCACTAGTATAAGCTTTATCTTTTGCAATATTAATTGAATGTATAAAAGAATCTTCCATTCTTAAAAATGCCATTTCTAAACCTTTATTATCAACAACACTTACATTTATGGCAATTTTTAATTCTTCTGCTTTTTGAACTGCAAGAAGACAAATTTCCATTGAAGCTTGTCTTGATATAGATTTTTCTTTAACTACTAAAGTATTCATTATTTATACGCATTCAATGTATATGCAGTAGTAAATGAACTATTTTCTATTCCTGTGTGATAGAAAATACCTCTCCATAACTCATCTTCAGTCCATGTGATAGTTGGCATATCTGGTTGAGCTAAATAACCAAGTCCTGCAAAAGTTTCAAGTCTATGTCCTGATGGATCAAAGAAATAAATTGTTTCACCTCTAGTAATTCCATGTCTTTGTGGTGTTACATCAATTTTCACATTATGCATACCCATAACATCAGCAGCTCTTAAAATATCATTCCATCCATCTAAGAAGAATGCAAAGTGATGCATCCCAACTTCTGCACCTGCAACAAAAGCAATATCATGAGGAGTTGACGAACACGTAAGCCATGTTGCAGCTTGGATTGAACCTTCTGGTCCTACACATACTTGCTCTGCTAGAGTAAAATCAAATACTTCTATAAAGAACTTAGTCACTTCCATTAAAGATTCTGGTCCTTGTGTCATTAATAAAGTATGGTCAATCCAATGTGCTT
It includes:
- a CDS encoding GlcG/HbpS family heme-binding protein; the encoded protein is MNTLVVKEKSISRQASMEICLLAVQKAEELKIAINVSVVDNKGLEMAFLRMEDSFIHSINIAKDKAYTSASFGFPSNQWIEIFKENPHLEQGFSNRDRLIPFGGGLVIFDDDVKIGAIGVSGGTEDEDIICAKYAIEKIGLK
- a CDS encoding catechol 2,3-dioxygenase, with amino-acid sequence MGIMRLGHIDINVLDIEESRNYYEEIMGLTVTREDEDGTLYLKCWDEWDKYSLVLRPSEEATFNRMAYKVKDDADLDVLKERIEKYGIKTKFLEAEIVANCGRVLSFILPSGHEMQLYAYKDFLGKEVGTTNPAPWPFKGKGIKAHWIDHTLLMTQGPESLMEVTKFFIEVFDFTLAEQVCVGPEGSIQAATWLTCSSTPHDIAFVAGAEVGMHHFAFFLDGWNDILRAADVMGMHNVKIDVTPQRHGITRGETIYFFDPSGHRLETFAGLGYLAQPDMPTITWTEDELWRGIFYHTGIENSSFTTAYTLNAYK